The following DNA comes from Metopolophium dirhodum isolate CAU chromosome 8, ASM1992520v1, whole genome shotgun sequence.
aaaaTCTCGAGTCCAAGCTACTTTTTCACATTGCACCATAGTTTTTAAGTCGGTAAAAAAGTAAGTTCCAGTAGTTGGTTTTTAGTTTCTCGTGGGCATGGTTAAACTAAACTTGTTCCAATATTACAGCTATTGCATTAAATCTttgaagatataataataaacatgtttTAACTAATACTTACTGCTAAGGATGGTTCATCATTCAAATGTAAGGTGGAAATAACTTCAAATGCAATTTCTTTACCTTTCTTAATATCCCaaggtatattaattactacTTTAGCTGTATATTGTACGCGTCCGTACTCTTCTTCAAATGTTGACGGTAAGTTATCAGGTAAGGAAACACTAAATGGATAAACATGATCCCCttcttttaaaagtaattttcctaaaaatacaaaaatatttttttttaattggaaaaaTCCTAAATTTagtgttttgtttaattatctacttagtgttattttatttataacatttataaatgcTAAGATCCGAATAAAATGCAAGAAATagcaatgtatacaatattttactaaaggtatcttttattatcaaacttatttaaaaaaaattgtatataattataatttctataatatgagaaaaacatagatttaaaaatatacaaaaatactgAAGAATACCATGTTTGAtgtgtattaacattttattgccACATTGAGATGAATTTTTCAAACAAGATATCAGaccatataaatacataacataatgGATTAAATGAATAACTCACCTTCCCCACccaccaatattattttgtgattaaaatattcttctttTGCGGTATATCTTTCAGTTTTAGTCTTATTATGTGTAAGGCTATGCCTTCTACTTCCATTCTTACTATTTCTTCGGGTCATAAGATTATGTTCTCTCCACAACACATTACCTTCTcctctaaattttaattttacttctgaaacataataaaacatttattttatacacctaATTACCAGATTTAAATTacccactttttattttaacagaatTGCTAACAATAATTAGAACTCTGCCAGTAATTATTTCACCAGGGATGAAAACTGCTGTTggattatcaaatataatttgtaaattgtcaATACCCATATTGTTTTAGCTAAAACTAtgtgaatttttaaacattgtattaaaatgaactaataaatatacttatcatTACTAATTTTGGTATGCTCTTATACTGAATAGTTGTTGACAGTTGAAGAAATAATAGgctataatgtttattaatttatataataatataatgtttggaTAACTAATTCTTAAGCAAGTATGActaattccaaaaaaaatatatatattatcttatttgtTATGCACTTCACATAAAGCTTTAgataagacaatttttttttattaatttacaaaggatgaaatatttagtataacATTTAGCTTAAACTATTATTTCTAAAtagtaactaatataattatgtactatagaatggttaaaaacaaaaaaaatttgttaaatttgtagttttgaaaaattataattaataatcattaaatattacatgCACACTAAATTGACACTAATatatgaacacaatattattatgacactaCTGCATTTTAACCTAgtcagaaattaaaaaaatattttatgaattcatTACCTTTTGTTGTAGCTTGTAGATTTCCTAATATTCATTGTAAATTATCATGCAGTATTTACAATACCATAATATCAGTTTATTCAtcaaatagttaaatagttgtataataatagtaataaaaatagttgaaatattttaaatacatgcaaccctaacatttaatattgtcaTTGTTTTTTTCACTCTAATATGTGTTAGTGAATCCACAGGGTCACATTTGATTTTGAAAtggaaacatatatttttaattacataaactatatatttgtatgtatgaaTATCAAATTATGAGCTTTTATTTACAAGCATTTGAACTTTAGTGATAATATCCATTATTCTGTTCATTGCAAGTCCTCAATCATTATGAACAAccgtatttttatgtattttgctGACCTTTTCTGTAGTTTGACACGGTACACAGCGGCCActagtacaaagtacaggtatCGCAGCGACCGGTCTACACTTTTTTCAACCGCCACCACGGGCTACAACAGTGCGACGCCGTCAACTCCCCCACTGCACCTTAACGGCACAGggtgggacgggaaggcaaGTCGTGCCGGACGAGTACCGGCTGCCGGCAATCGTCTCGCTCTTGTTCACCGACCGTTAATATGACCACCCACCATCGTTGTTGTGTTCCGGTTCATCatcatatgatatatatatatatatatatatatattgtttcacAAACACCGTTTTATAACATTACTATTCACCACAAATAAACGTCCCTCCGGACATAATCCAAAACTCTTGAGCGtgcgttgtttttatttgttctgTGACCATCACCTCGCCATCACAACCACACACAGAGACCGGCTTACCGCGACAGCATTAAATCATTCACCCCCGTAGCTGTGTCAAATTGGCTCCCCGGCGGGGAATCTAACCCCGGTCTCCCGCGTGACAGGCGGGGATACTTACCACTATACTACCGagttatgcaaaattaaataataaaaattttaaaattaacatattacatCTCTGATCTGTAACACTTTGAAGTATAAATGCAGCAATGCAAGCTCACAATTGAATTGTTTCTAAGAATATCTAAGGCACCCAtaagctatttttattttagttaaatttaaatactggaGGGGAGGAATACTCAATACAGTAatgatgaaataacaaaaatgttgttgttaaaataattattccattttaCTATCagtgaaatttaaaacaataaattaactttacttataatattttaatattatttattacgtttaatataaaaatatttataaaattgtattaaaaatataaaaataatattattaattattaagttgatttatatattttttttttttaaatgatgaaaaaaaaataagtcattagttatataaatgtataatatttagttattttatatgaataaaaaaaggtaGTCTAAACTCTAATTAAAGGTTGGGAGGGGGTGAGATTAAGTAACTTagtatactttaaaaaataaacttaattttcaaatagtatatttggaataaattcctatttttaataatctataaaatgtttacaacaaaataacaattttagcaTATAAAATCTAGTATAAAACAGTTAGActaagatataatttataatataacaaattaatattgatagtttttaaaaatcaataaaacataataaaatgtataaaatataattaggtagtaCAAAATAGTACTATGTCAGTGTATTGATTAATACCGCTAATAAATGTCTTTGTTCTGATGTTAAATGAGGAGTAAAATCAGATTCAATTGTACCTAAACAGGTAGTTTCACCAAGTTGATATGCTTTAACCAAAGATCGAAGAAGACGGAACATTATATCTGATATATAAGgaactaaaataataagaaagtgaaatattatgttaaatatttaataactatataatacacatattagtATAAAACTTACCTGGAGAATCAAAATTTCCATTAATCCACATGTATTTCTCCAATACTGAAGCTAAATCACTTGGCATTTTTTGGCGAGTGGGTTTCAGTATAAGCAGTAAGAATACTCGTGATATTTcgcatctaaaatatataagaaaaaatgtagttaaaattttaaatgaaaattaaattaaatacttacctgaataaaatatcattataaatgcCAATGGTTTCATTGTCTATGCAAGAAATAGTATTTGCAATTTCTGTGAATGTTAACAGTGCCCCTTCATAATCTTCTACAAAAAGTACCATTTGCATGAATTACAACACAATAcaccatatttaaaataataaatactctaagaacgaataaaaatagttaCCAGAAAGAATTTGAATGGAAGTTATTTGTTCAAGAATAGCCAATTTAAGTGTATGACTTTCATGTGGCACATCAATCATACTACTCCCAATAAAAGCCGCATCATCTAATTTACCTAAACATACAAGAGTTTCAGCTGTTTCAAGACGAAtcgaagttttcaaaatattttcaaacgagTTCCCTTGCCAACTATCCTCGGCATGTCGCATTTCACTTAGCCCAGcctaaagtattaaaaattctataaataatttaactatcaaTTAGATAAGAACTCTAGTCTCATGTGTAAATATCTAACTTGTAAATTTTCATTATAAGGAGATATTAAACCAGATGATTCAGTCTTCTTAAATTCTGAAAAAAACTGGCGGGCTGCCTTCTGATGAGCAAGAGCTTGTTCACAGTTATGACCCATCGACTCTTCACATTTAGCCACAGCTTGCCAACACAATGCAGCATAATCATGTTTATCATTCTTTTGGCAAAAATTTGCTAGTTTAgctaaaatacaaaacaaaaaatattaaaaatgttcctTATTTTCCTTAataggttttaaaataattaatgtaagtaATCTTACCAAATTGGTCACTAGGCTCCAGTGTATTTAActttctaaataattttctaaaaaatataaatgtgattATTTAAAGAACCAAAatggcaaaatatattataaataaaaccataatgtattacttttttgttttatttagtatGATCTTATAATGGTAAATGATCTCTTCGGGATTATTGAAACTGGCCATTTTAGAAAacgaataactattttataggtatataattataataggtaggtatatacaataatcaACTATCAATGGATTTTTACGGTGGTAATTGAGTTattgactatattttatatagtgccTATGTGTTgtacaacttttaaataatataatagccaatgggtataatatattgacaaatAGAGTGAGATacctacaatttacaaatagaAATCAACTATCAAGTATTCAAATTCAAGTAGATAACAATTATCGAGCTTATAACCACGGTTATCTTCAAGTAGATAACCGTGCTTATAAGACACGGAATATTCTGCATCAAGATTCGAGATAGATAAACATTGTTTAtaccacggtttaagatataatagactggaaacgagcagcttatcacgGCCACGAATGTATGTAAAAGAGGCAAAGTGCGAGGGGTCGCCTGTGTTCCTGGAGTTCACAGCGCCCTCTGCATTTACACGGACCGAGATACAAATTGTGTAGCCAAATAAAACCCACCGGTAGCGTTGGAAACTTCAAGAACAGTATTCTTATCAGCTAAGTGACACCTTTTCGTGGCCGTCCCTCGACCCCCTCCGACCAtttcgtttccagtccattatatcatattatatcatagaacaatataatcatatcattatacatttatatcttagtccgtgaagTTAACGTAGAAAGTAAaactgataatatattatcaaacttgaatattatttatttgcaacTAATATTAGCCGGTTACGGATGAGTGGACGACCGTATTTTTAGTTCATACTCAATAATAAGTACTGCTTTATACTGTGCTTAGgccttagatcatattattaatatcatatacaagTAAATTATCTATGCCGTCAACCAAAGTCGGACGTCACTACGTCAGTCCCTACTCACTTAtcagtacctatagtaataattactaataagtaataactaataagtaataactaattggTAGTATTATAGAAGTATACTTATCTATGACCACAGtccacaaatatattatttatgtattattacttattatatttatagatagataatacattttttgtcagtagctatacctaacctaaccttacgtaaatactaaatagtaaataatatacaaaaattaatgtcTTAAGCATAAATCAGGACATATCAGGGGTTTCAAACTATCAAATTTTGTTGACCCCCTTCACTTTatgttagaaataaaatatgatgaaatattttatttcatgttgAAATGTTTGAATAGTGGCTAACAGTGTTTACCTCACAGTCCTCACTCTGCTCACAACTACTTTCTAATCAGCTATTTGGTTTGGAACGTATTATGATCATTGGTCCGTAttctattatacattattataatgaactaTATTACAGGTACAATTAACTGAaacataaagataataatataaaatacaattaatgagaGTTCTTGTTATTTATAATCCCTATAATCAGATTGATATTCATCAGATCACTGCACTACTGCAAagaattaaataggtaggtcatttttcgaattaaaatacatttatttttagtgttgagtataataaattcattataagtaattcattaaattacaatataatactaaccattttaaaaccatttcaggtacttaacctaacctatatatatatattaatatggctGAAAAAGGAAAAATTGGAATCATTGGAAGGTAAAAGCAAataatactacattattatttaagtttttattataaatattattaaatacctatgtacttaaattattatattttaaccatatttattttattcaatatcaaTAAGTTTAAATCTTGATAATATCTAGTGTGATACACTGCTTTGGATCAATCAAGTTCGGTATTTTAGGGAaatgctgtataatattaattattaatatataatatatgcctataCGCTCACCAATCCCCGCATATAActtgaaaactattgatttcCTCAAATTGTTTTCTATTTGTTTAAAGAACcaagttttatgaaataaaattgaaaattgtgttAACaaggtatataaattgtattaattatagtgttgccattataattttatacttattcttaattaaaaataaatattaatacgagtgcaataatatatattaatattatatgattatgaatactatacgagaaaataaaattctattagGCGCATCCTTATAttaaggtattttttatttgcagTGGTCTAATAGGCCAGAGTTGGGCTATGTTATTTGCAAGTGCTCGTTACAATGTAACCATCTATGACATTAACTTAGAGTTAGTAAATACGGCTtgcgaaaaaattaaaacagaatTGAAAACGATGGAAAAAAATGGAATTCTAAGGGGCAATATTACTGCTGAACAGCAAATTGAACTTATTAAAGGTActtgaaaaattgtattgatttaatatgttatgaattaaagaataattacgTTTAAGTTTTTACCAacgtacaaatatacaaataagatgtattatatagacataaattaaacttatgtagtaaaatattagaaaaatagtAATATGCAAGGGCGCccgcaggaatttgtcaaggggagggcaaaatattttcctttttacattttttgtctcattatcctattagttataaagtatttttgtgacGTATAGAcaaggaatgaaaaaaaaaaatttatgaattatacgtacatagttagttaaaacttaacaagcagcattaattttaattaattgttatgtaattttaaattatcaaatacattatttttaatagataaaatgttaccattggttttataattttaggtcatttataaaattaaatatttctagcttATTCAGTCAACGATACCACCAATCTCATAATCTATAAAAGCAACGCTCTGAGTTCTGACTCTGAATCgagtgtaataaaaatcactctgttaattttaaaaaaagtttgttttgcgatattttatattacaacggtAATGATTGAGGTTGGGATTATAATGCAAtttgcattgttttccaaatCTACGCAATACTCGTTTTATAACATACGTACATTgaattttttgacaattttaaatttaaggtaattttttgcatttaaagatttttagagcattttgaagttttttctaaacttaaattttaaattttattttttaatttgcacctgttttatatgatttttataataaatatatgatctaTTATAATCTAAACCTAtagttacagaaaaaaaatagttaattttcagattaaataagtattactgataaatgataagttCTGTCTGTTAAACTTTTCTACtatcatttaaaagtttaaaatgtatattaaaatttatacttttagtattaaaactaaaaataatttagtgcactatttagaattgttagggcattttttagtttttttaaaacattaaaatcaacaataataatatatgataattagggctgtgaatttgcatgttttttttttgctactttgtataagaaaatgaatttgatcaaaatgtgttttacgttatttataaattgaatacgaaatcttattttgcatatttaaccGGTAGGGGCATATAAATGCATGATTTCGCGAGTTCTTCttgtttttgctttttttctCATTTGTAAATTTTCTTGAATTTGGACGATACAGTTTTACAGTTGTAATTTTATCGCAGTGGTAAAAATAGCAGGAATATGTGCTAAACCCGGTCTGGAGTGGCATGCAATACCGTAACCTCCTGTTGTTATCACGTGTCTATATCTGTGGTCAAAAATCAAACTTGAAacatctttaatattaataaaattaataaaatattaaatggagAAGAAGAAAACGTTTGTAGTTTCAGATATACCTGAAGACTTAACAAGTAGTGATATGGCATATTTCAAGTATGTTCTACCACGTCAGATGATgcgttcattttattatttttataagtccaTTTTTTCAgtcattttataattacaatatttatttaaataaaatattttttcatccaGCATATgtgggtataattttttttcaaattgcatattttaaagcatatttcactcattttttagtgcatatatgcATGCATATTTAAGACTTTTTTAGTGCATGAAATTCACAGTCCTGATGATAATCAACCCAGAAAAAGCCATGGAAAGACAACTGCCCctacttgccccccccccctgtgaACGCCCTTGGTAATAGGTAAATGTCTATTTTTGTTTGGAAATTTCCTACTGAAATTATTCTAAGTAAGCATTTTAAAcaatcttaatatattgttcataaaacatttaattataaatattaaatattgctcTCTCTCTCCTCATGAAACATTTCAGAATCTGTTACagtcatttttataaaacaggTGTAACTAACTTGGAAGAAGTTGTAGAAGGTACAATTCTTATTCAAGAATGTATACCAGAAGTATTATCTTTAAAGCAACAGTTGTATGACcaaattgataaaattgttgGCTCTCAAACTATAATTTCCAGTTCAACTTCTACATTCTTACCATCGGCTCTTTCTGAAAAAATGGAACATCGTAATCAATTAATTGTTTCACACCCAGTATGCAAAatctgtattattttaattttaaataaggttaacatattatgtatttttaaaggtTAACCCACCATATTTTGTGCCACTAGTAGAAATTGTACCATCTGAATGGACTGAAGATtgggtaattaaaaaaacaagggCAATTATGGAAGAAATCAAACAATCCCCTGTAACTCTTGCTAAAGAAGTACCTGGATTTGCTTTGAACCGTATTCAGTTaagaacttaaaattaaatatgtacacaAATGTTATTGAAATTACAACTTAATTATTGAATAGGTATGCTATATTGAATGAATGTTGGCATCTTGTCAATGATGGAGTACTTAATGTGAAAGATGTTGATACAGTCATGTCTGAAGGTCTAGGTATGCGTTATGCATTTCTCGGTCCATTAGAAACTGCTCATTTAAATGCTGAAGGtatgtcatatttatttaatttgatagttGAGTAATCTATATTGTATGTTgatgacatatttttaaactatagttaatctatcaaattatttcatgtaggtactcacttctgatttatttttcattaatattttatccaaaTCCTATTGTGGATAGGACTAGTCAAGTTtctaataaaaactaaacataagtttactttttttctataatttattttattatgttattataatatttgttaaaaattaattttaggtttTGTGAACTATACAGAGCGTTATTCAAACTCTATGTATGGTGTATGCCAACAATTCAAGCCATCTCCTAAGTTTGAAGGACCATTGGTAAAAGAAATCGGAGATCAATTAAATACCAATACTCCGTTGGAAGACCTTCCAAAACGTAGATTATGGAGAGATCAATCTTTGATCAAATTGtcacaacttaaaaaatataataattattaaaatatataatattattggttagatggtttaataaaattatggtatAGGTATTACACAATCGTTAatgacacaatattatgtaggtaaccGAAAACCATTATCCATTAATAATTGTGAAATTaatggaaataaatatttacatgtataaatTACTGACGGGATATATAttttcgtaataaaaaaaatagttaaactaatttgttaatttaatactgtatagtgttttgagtaagttatattataatttaaagtacttGTTACGGTTACCTTTTGTCAAGGTTATcgtgtatttaatataactttattgATTACTTACTATTTGTTTCATTGGTCATTAATGCTGGTACAATAGTATAGGCTatatacattgtaatttatacattataatattacgcaagctaaaattaatgaaataactaAATCTAAAATTCACTCTAACTAAATTAATCAACCCAACAATTGGACAAAATAATCAACTTTAGTAGCTGTAGCTTAAtaatcaaaactaaaatatacaatgttCAGAGTTTCAAATCAAGATGAAGTTAAGAATATACGagttattatatatgatatttcattttttgatttaaatgttaagattgaaaaatttttttgtcaaattactTCTTCTCAGTGGCGTAATTGTGGGGGGGAACTTCCCCCCCCCAAATAatccacatttaaaaagtattcttaacaggactgttaacatattaaaatatttttttcccaaacataaaatatatgtgtatactatttagtatttatactaCTTACTTTTTAAACTACTTATAGCACCTTTTATTAATGACCTCTctatgtacttaataatatttttacaatatgggTACCTGTTACCtgcaatttgtttataaaccataaCATTAGTTTTAAGACTAAATCAGGGTTTTGATTatgatgaataaattatattgcccCCCTAGATTTTTATCCAGTTATGCCACTGCTTCTTctattgatgataatataatagtttgacCAATTTAGTAGAAGGTGATATGGCCAATTTATCGATAGAGTTTATTCTCAATGTGTCAGCAACATGCcaataatatactcatattCAATCTTTCTGagcagaaaaaatattttgaagtatattatatatttaagttaataattgataaataattaaaataacgttgGGTTCTATCACTGGATAGCCTCCCTCCTCATGTGttcatgttataaaaaaaaaaaaattgttggtaTGTGTTCAATTTTGCTTATTATGCCTATTGTAgcatagattgtaaatattctaataataaataaataaaaaaaaaaaaaaaaaagcttggATAATAAAtaagctaataataaaataataagcttacactttataaataacaaaaaaaaccattggcAACTAATACGGTGACCTATAAAATATCCGAAAATAGGGATCTTAGGGATTAGCCCCCCAAACCTCCTCCTCATAATTGTGGTGGGCTGATTTATATTCTGCATACACTAAACAATACTTATGGCTCCATCTATTTTAATTACTGTTAAGTATCTCttgataaattacaaattacaataaaactattttatacctacttgtattgaAAACATAGAAATAGAAGTTGACAGTTCAGAAGAT
Coding sequences within:
- the LOC132950176 gene encoding 40-kDa huntingtin-associated protein-like — protein: MASFNNPEEIIYHYKIILNKTKKKLFRKLNTLEPSDQFAKLANFCQKNDKHDYAALCWQAVAKCEESMGHNCEQALAHQKAARQFFSEFKKTESSGLISPYNENLQAGLSEMRHAEDSWQGNSFENILKTSIRLETAETLVCLGKLDDAAFIGSSMIDVPHESHTLKLAILEQITSIQILSEDYEGALLTFTEIANTISCIDNETIGIYNDILFRCEISRVFLLLILKPTRQKMPSDLASVLEKYMWINGNFDSPVPYISDIMFRLLRSLVKAYQLGETTCLGTIESDFTPHLTSEQRHLLAVLINTLT
- the LOC132950175 gene encoding lambda-crystallin homolog produces the protein MAEKGKIGIIGSGLIGQSWAMLFASARYNVTIYDINLELVNTACEKIKTELKTMEKNGILRGNITAEQQIELIKGVTNLEEVVEGTILIQECIPEVLSLKQQLYDQIDKIVGSQTIISSSTSTFLPSALSEKMEHRNQLIVSHPVNPPYFVPLVEIVPSEWTEDWVIKKTRAIMEEIKQSPVTLAKEVPGFALNRIQYAILNECWHLVNDGVLNVKDVDTVMSEGLGMRYAFLGPLETAHLNAEGFVNYTERYSNSMYGVCQQFKPSPKFEGPLVKEIGDQLNTNTPLEDLPKRRLWRDQSLIKLSQLKKYNNY